The genomic stretch aatacaatctcggagtatagagatattcgcatttttgctagactgcgcagattggtaggtgacaagtacgtgcatcacctaattgccaaaatgagaggactcaattaaaagccccaaagtcggccaagaggggacttttaagggcTTATCAAATCATTTATTTCATACCTTGAAAACCAAATTGAACCCctacaactcctccccaaaaatttCACATAAACCCTAGGATGTTAcgatgtgattctagtgccgaaaagcccagacaacttgctagtttctctttctcctttttcTAGCTACATTGAGGAGCGGATTTTTTGATGAAGAAGGACCAGGTTTCATGttttatactcagtacaaggtaaggttatgcttctccttccattaccTATGcttttgcgagttgtaactcgatcgtaaagaatagacctagcgaGTGTCGAAAgagtggtatgttgtttgttcttgcatcatggttggctggttgtgaacttatttttaagttgaaatcatggctggtttattggataagaggcttaattatgtacttttggttgtgtttctcaatttgaaagaaaacacaagtcgaaacgtgtttaagtaaactgaaaaattaattttgagttgctgaacttgtgggactgttttgtgggttgtttcgtgttgctattgggttgtctcttttgaTACTATTTTGATGTAGTTTAGGGGAGAAAGGGTACAGAGAAACATTACCTAATGGCAGAGTTGCTTGTTGGTCATTCGTCGTAGCATTTTCGGAttgtttgacactattatggttgttgttttgtgtatgaagtgatagagGTATGTTGGGCTGAATGGTAATTGTTTTTACTTGTgttaagtcatatatataggggaggtgatgtccgtttcatcgtaaaataggttgtgatcgatacataatagttgtgacgcttaaacgataatgatagtgtcatttctcttattgtagactaaggagtcatgacatttgcatagcttgaggttgggcagtgtatgtacaaggtatgtgaggctatccctttccttcttttgcacgacttcGATTGTACATAATGCAATGAACTAGCTTCCAAaggtactctactcttagaagctagcagtagttacattgtttcccttcttatggaacaattgatgttgaggttgcttctcttattcttatgttatcaatgttgttggtacttcctgattcttataagattctTGATGAAGAGTTATTCTTAATAATGTGTACGGAGAATatcgaccttacatcactccgaaaggttcaGAATATGATTCCAATTAGTcctatatatgtgtgtgtgtgtgtgtgtatatatatatatatatatatatatatatatatatatctattttactctaccgagtcgcgctatagtTAGCCGGGTACGAAGCTTATTGTGCAACtactaatcagttgggttttaccctgcatgtatctattttactctaccaaaccatgctatagtcggccgggtacggaacctattgtgcaaccactgatcagttgggttttaccgagctccacgtgatCGGGTACATTTTACCGAGCCAATTACGATAGGGTACTATATGATGATAATGATTCctacagaggcgtatgttttaaaagtttatgtgtatatatgtatgtctcatgcatttcatgtcagtagccctcagaggtacccaggtgttacaagttgtatattctctatccctgtttACATTACTACTCGtacttatgctttcctgccttacatactcagtattttatttgtactgacgttctTTTTATTTGTGGAAGCTGCAGGTCTTGATAGACAGGTAGACACAACTCTCCCACCATAGTAGGCTTTCCAGTTCAGCGGTTATTGGCGAGATCctttctccggacttgccgtggtcttgatatgcatttttgttatagatattataggtatgtcggggccctattccggcaatgttgcagcacttatgctCCTTTAGAGGCTCAAAGACAAGTgttgactcatgtatagtttggtatgccttgtcggctgatttttgttgtatagtctttcattgGAGCGTGGTAGCTATTACCTTTTAGGTAGTTTCTTGGTAGTCTTGTCATCCCATATTATGTATGCTCATTCCACTATCTTTCATTGTTTGTTGTTCATGATCCATTTCTACCTTTTATTATGATCTCGTTAGACCTTAAAGATAAtaaggaaggttagataaaatgtacgttggtgcccGGCAATTATGGCCCAGGTGCTAATCATGATCTTtcagttgggtcgtgacaaactaggtatcagagcaagtctatcCTAGTGGTTGTcgatgagccgtgtctagtagagtcttgattatggatgtgtagcgtgccacatttataatcaggaggctacatgacatccagggttgttaccttcttcctgaatctagatcgtgcgtagagtagagtcgtaagtgttcgtctctaatattcaccttgttttattttagtgatgccttcgactaggaagcaagcGATAGTAGACGGCTTGATGCAGCTATGGGAGAGGGTACCAGTTAGGTGCCCCAAACCaaagcaggccaaagtgaggctcagagtgagatatcgtctcatacctcatccaCTCCATCTcttccagaggatattaggaggcacccagcactaCCAGTTCCTTTGTCTGGCACTACACACTAGGATATGCGGAATGCGAtgcagttgttgactagcttggtagctgctcaggctcagaggcaaaATATCAGTGATGTTGATAAACTGGTTAgaacgagagttcgtgattttattaatctagGCCCTCCAGTGTTTATCGAATCAGACCCCGAGGACTCGCAGACTTTTATTGAATCGGGTTCATCGTACACTACGGGGTATGCATGCTAGTGAtatagaggcagtagagttggcttcttatcggctacgggatttagcggttttctagtatgatagttgggagagatccagggatCTCGACGCTCATCcaactgtgtggaaggaattttctgaggcctttctttgtcgctacttgccagttgagatacgatgagctagagctgataagttcttgaaccttcaacaaggtaatatgagtgtgcaagagtatagtatgcagtttgattctttagcaaggtttccatatggtggccgagatgagcgATAGGGTGCATCtcttcgtgaatgggttgggaccacatctgataaatgagtgcacgacagcctccttagtggagggcatggatatttcttgTATTCAGACTTATGCCCAAACCTTAGAGGATCGTAAGTGCCAACAAAGGGaagatagggagcaggataggggccaacaTAAGAGGGCAAGATTTGCAGGGTATTTTGATGACTTCATAGGCAGTgtcaggccccagtcttcgaggagttcggcgccacctgtagctagtgatCCTCCATGGTTTCAGAGGCCTCAAGATGATCGATTTACCTATTTTGGTCCAGGTCAGAATTCGCGAGCATCAGGCTCGCAATATCACATGGAaactagtcagacgagacccccaacaccacgttgtgatcagtgcggcaaggcccaatTTGGAATGTGctgtcgaggttctgatgcatgctattcttGCAGACAGCCTGGACATATGATGCAGGATTGTCCTAACAGAGGAGGTCGTGGTATGGCTTAGCCAGCTGGATCTATTTCTAGTTCTTTTTCAttagttcgacctccagcacgagGTTTTCAATAGTCGACAGGtcatggtagaggtagaggtacaGTGCCAAGtttgagtggtgctcaaaatcgaacctatacGCTAGTAGGTCGataggatctcgagtcgtctccggatgttgttacaggtatattttctgtgttttcttatgatgtatatgcactgattgatccGAGCTCTAAGTTATCGTATGTttcaccctttgtggctaataagttttgcattgaacctgaattgataagtaaaccacttgcagtatctactccgataagggattctgtgattgctaggaGGGTATAAAGATGTTTCACattgatgatttgtagtcgtcaaacctcggtgaatttatttgagttagaaatggttgatttatttgagttagatggtcaatgaatttccagatgttttcccaaATGAACTCCTAGGCCTTCCTCCTGagagggagattgagtttagcattgatgtgttgcctcaCTCAACCCATATTTATTCCTCCATACAGGATGGCCCCATTAGAGTTGTGAGAGTTAAAGGCGTAGTTGAAGGACTTGAtagataagggcttcattaggcctagcacttcaccttggggtgcaccagttctgtTCGTGCGGAATAAAGACGGGTcattaaggatgtgtatcgattatcgatagttgaataagtttactataaagaacaagtatccgctTCCAAGGATTGATGACCTATTttaccaactccagggtgccaagtatttctccaagattgacttacgtatcatcaagtaagggttaaggagaaggatattccaaagacggccttacgaagaagatatgggcactttgagttcttggtgatgtcgttcgggctaaaaTATGCCtgagcagcttttatggatctcataaATATTGTATTCAGGCCAAATCTTGATGTGTTCATgatcgtattcattgatgacattttggtgtattctcgttcgaaggcggaacatgcgggccacttatGGATAGTATTACAGATGCTACAGGAtcataagttatatgctaagctctccaaatgtgaattctgtctgaactcagtagcattccttggccatgtgatatctgacgaggttattagtgtcgacactcagaagattcatgcagtaaagaattggccaagacctacaacaccattagaagtccgcagcttcttggggctagcaggatattataggcgatttgtagaagggttttcctctatattaacaccattgactaagttaacacaaaaagctactaagttccagtggtctgaagCTTGTGAACAAAGTTTTCAGGAGctaaagaatcgattgacatccgcgcAAATGCTCACTCTCCCaaaaggaacagaaggttatgtggtatattgtgatgccttaggtataggtttggggtgtgtattgatgcaacgTGGGAAGGTGAATGCTTATGCATTAAGataattgaagaagcatgaaaagaattacccacccatgatttggaattggctgcagtaatatatgctttgaagatatggtggcactacttatacggcttccatgttgacatctacacaaatcacaagagtttacaatacatcttcaagtagaaggagttgaatttgaggcagcgtagatggcttgaattactgaaagattACAATGACTAGATATTGTACCATCCCgataaagccaatgt from Nicotiana sylvestris chromosome 12, ASM39365v2, whole genome shotgun sequence encodes the following:
- the LOC138883624 gene encoding uncharacterized protein; its protein translation is MVAEMSDRVHLFVNGLGPHLINECTTASLVEGMDISCIQTYAQTLEDRKCQQREDREQDRGQHKRARFAGYFDDFIGSVRPQSSRSSAPPVASDPPWFQRPQDDRFTYFGPGQNSRASGSQYHMETSQTRPPTPRCDQCGKAQFGMCCRGSDACYSCRQPGHMMQDCPNRGGRGMA